Genomic DNA from Mycobacterium stomatepiae:
ACGAACCGTCTCGTCTTGTGGAAGATTACCGGGGCCGGTCGAGGTCTGTAAAGCGACCCCGGGCCCCGCGGCCGGCGGCGCGGACTGCGAGGGGCCTGACAGACGAGGATCACCAGATGCCAACCGATCTCACTCAGGCGAATACGCCAAGGCGACGCAGCGAGAAGTCGCGGACGGCGATCGTCACCGCCACTCGTGAGCTACTGCTGGAGCGTGGGTTCGACGGGTTGACGATCGAGGCGGTCGCCGCACGCGCCGGCGTGGGAAAGCAGACGATCTATCGCTGGTGGCCCAGCCGTCCGGCGCTCGTGGCCGATGTCATGCTCGAAGACGCCGACAAGATTCTCGCGTCGGTTGAGCACACCGACGATCTGGCCGCCGACCTGCTGGGGTGGGTGCGCAAGCTGACTTCGACGCTGACGACGGAGCGTGGCGCGGCGATGTTGCGGACGCTGACCGTCGCCTGCATGGAGCACGAGGAAACCGC
This window encodes:
- a CDS encoding TetR/AcrR family transcriptional regulator encodes the protein MPTDLTQANTPRRRSEKSRTAIVTATRELLLERGFDGLTIEAVAARAGVGKQTIYRWWPSRPALVADVMLEDADKILASVEHTDDLAADLLGWVRKLTSTLTTERGAAMLRTLTVACMEHEETAAKLRAGFSLPLHDSVRTRLLADGVDAATAESAADAIVGGVVYPILSDARQYSRRRAELTTQIIVESLRRKR